The sequence TCTCTCctctaaaacaaaaagaaaacaagaaccAAATGAGTTTCAAAGTGTCAAGATGAAATCCAGAATTAATTAAgcagaaaaaaagaaggaaacaaaCCTGTAAATCAAAGAGTGATCTTTGTCCAGGCAAAGGCTCTTCTTGCAAGCAAAACAAGAGGGCAAAAAAGAGTTATGACCAAAGTTCTCAAAAACATAGTCATCAAAGATGTGAATGGTTTTGGGGTTTGGTCCATGAGAAATGACACAAGTGTAATCTTCTGAGAGCTGATCAATGTCTTTAGCTGACAAAGATCTGAGAAAAAGCTGGTTTGaagatttattattgttattgccACAAGGAGAGAACAAGGATAGGTTTGAGTTTTTGGTTTTGATCCCAAACTCTAATATTGGTGACAAGTGGGATTCTTCAGTAAGAGAGTTGGTTGGTGATGGGATTTGAATCTTGAGTTTTGAGGCAAAGAAAACAAGCCCAGTGTCACCTTTGAGAGCAGCATCAGCAATGCCAAGTCCAACTGGTTTTTCTGCAAAGAAGAGCTTGGATTCTGCTGTAATGCTGCAGTTGGTTTCATTTTCAACTGATCTTGATCTCTTCTTGAACatgctttttctctttttgttggtgaaaaatgaaaatgaagaaggaagATTGGAAGGAGTTGGAAAATATTGGGGTTAGGAGaagttttagttttgaatggaattcattgaagaagaagaagaagaagaagaagaagaagaagaagaagaaagaggagaaagaaaagggcaacaataataata comes from Dioscorea cayenensis subsp. rotundata cultivar TDr96_F1 chromosome 15, TDr96_F1_v2_PseudoChromosome.rev07_lg8_w22 25.fasta, whole genome shotgun sequence and encodes:
- the LOC120277529 gene encoding FCS-Like Zinc finger 8-like codes for the protein MFKKRSRSVENETNCSITAESKLFFAEKPVGLGIADAALKGDTGLVFFASKLKIQIPSPTNSLTEESHLSPILEFGIKTKNSNLSLFSPCGNNNNKSSNQLFLRSLSAKDIDQLSEDYTCVISHGPNPKTIHIFDDYVFENFGHNSFLPSCFACKKSLCLDKDHSLIYRGEKVFFCHECCNQEMVLDQGSSV